In the Alteromonas sp. M12 genome, one interval contains:
- a CDS encoding ammonium transporter, which translates to MEITFELGYALDTFYFLICGALVMWMAAGFTMLEAGLVRAKNTTEILTKNITLYAVACIMYMVCGYSIMYGGDDFTLFLSGIVGDGATGEAEPATYAPSADFFFQVVFVATAMSIVSGAVAERMKLWSFLAFAVILTGFIYPMEGSWTWGGASVFGMYTLGDLGFSDFAGSGIVHMAGAAAALAGVLILGARKGKYTADGKINAIPGANLPLATLGTFILWMGWFGFNGGSVLATATVESANAVAVVFMNTNAAAAGGLVAALILARILFGKADLTMALNGALAGLVAITAEPSTPTPLQATLFGAIGGLLVVGSIVALDKMKIDDPVGAISVHGVVGLLGLLLVPITNDGSSFSGQIIGAITIFVWVFVTSLVVWLILKAIIGIRVSEEEEFEGVDIGECGLEAYPDFTGGRS; encoded by the coding sequence ATGGAAATTACATTCGAACTTGGGTATGCACTAGATACCTTTTACTTTTTGATATGTGGCGCCTTAGTCATGTGGATGGCAGCTGGCTTTACAATGCTAGAAGCCGGTTTAGTGCGTGCTAAAAACACCACTGAAATATTAACTAAAAACATTACTTTGTACGCAGTCGCTTGTATCATGTATATGGTATGTGGCTACTCAATTATGTACGGTGGAGACGACTTCACATTGTTCCTTAGCGGAATCGTAGGTGACGGCGCAACGGGTGAAGCAGAACCTGCTACCTATGCTCCTTCAGCAGACTTCTTCTTCCAAGTAGTATTCGTTGCAACTGCAATGTCTATCGTTTCAGGCGCGGTCGCTGAGCGTATGAAATTGTGGTCTTTCCTTGCATTTGCCGTAATCTTAACTGGTTTCATCTATCCAATGGAAGGTTCTTGGACTTGGGGTGGCGCTTCTGTATTCGGTATGTATACACTTGGTGACTTAGGTTTCTCTGACTTTGCTGGTTCAGGTATTGTACATATGGCCGGTGCTGCAGCTGCTTTAGCTGGTGTGTTGATACTAGGTGCTCGTAAAGGTAAATATACTGCCGATGGCAAAATTAATGCGATTCCTGGCGCTAACTTACCGTTAGCAACATTAGGTACATTTATCCTGTGGATGGGTTGGTTTGGTTTCAACGGTGGTTCTGTTCTTGCGACAGCGACTGTAGAAAGTGCTAATGCTGTTGCTGTAGTATTTATGAATACTAACGCTGCTGCTGCTGGTGGCCTAGTTGCTGCACTTATTCTAGCGCGTATCTTGTTTGGTAAAGCTGACCTTACTATGGCTTTAAACGGCGCGTTAGCTGGTTTGGTTGCTATTACTGCAGAGCCTTCTACTCCAACTCCACTGCAAGCTACTTTGTTCGGAGCTATCGGCGGTCTATTGGTAGTTGGAAGCATTGTTGCTCTAGATAAAATGAAAATTGATGATCCAGTAGGTGCTATCTCTGTTCACGGTGTGGTAGGTCTTTTAGGACTTCTACTAGTACCTATTACAAATGATGGTTCTTCTTTCTCTGGTCAAATCATCGGTGCTATCACAATCTTTGTATGGGTATTCGTAACTAGCTTGGTTGTATGGTTAATACTTAAAGCTATCATCGGTATTCGTGTAAGCGAAGAAGAAGAGTTCGAAGGTGTAGATATTGGCGAATGTGGTTTGGAAGCATACCCAGACTTCACTGGTGGACGTTCTTAA
- the glnK gene encoding P-II family nitrogen regulator, producing the protein MKLVTAIVKPFKLDDVREAISEIGIDGLTVTEVKGFGRQKGHTELYRGAEYQVDFLPKVKLEIAVQDDHVERLVEAIVSAAKTGKIGDGKVFVYDLEHAVRIRTGETDGEAI; encoded by the coding sequence ATGAAACTAGTAACTGCGATAGTTAAGCCTTTCAAGCTTGATGATGTTCGCGAAGCCATTTCAGAGATTGGCATTGATGGTTTGACTGTCACTGAAGTGAAAGGCTTTGGACGTCAAAAAGGTCATACCGAATTGTACCGTGGTGCAGAATACCAAGTGGACTTTTTACCAAAAGTTAAACTGGAAATTGCGGTTCAAGACGATCATGTTGAACGTTTAGTTGAAGCTATTGTTAGCGCAGCGAAAACGGGCAAGATTGGAGACGGAAAAGTATTTGTGTATGACTTAGAGCATGCAGTACGTATCCGTACGGGTGAAACTGACGGCGAAGCCATTTAA
- the mrcB gene encoding penicillin-binding protein 1B, with product MSLAQKLNPLPWFRKYFWKLFLVCVVAMCAYMVYLDAIIAHQFSGNKWQVPAQIYARPLVLSLKEEITSKEIIEELTLLGYRRVAKASRTGEYQYNNNHFEVYRRAFHFPDGFQAETALSLTVKSGRVSSIVNLNSGKQIDSFRLEPWLVTRLISEGKEDRMLVSLGQVPKELVEALVLVEDKDFYQHHGIAPLSILRALIANISAGRAVQGGSTLTQQLVKNMYLTNEKSITRKIKEAFMSILIDARYSKDQIMEAYLNEVFLGQNGNTGVHGFGLASYFYFDRPLNELNLEEMTTLVGMIKGPSYYNPRRHPERVIERRNLVLRLLFEAGKINKTTFEQLLDKPIQVATGATLVRGKHPAFMDRVGRELRTILDNPDIRDSGVKLFTSLDSNAQRKAETALSGGLTSIEKQRKLENLQAAMVVTDIDSGEIRAMVGDRNTGFSGFNRALDAKRSIGSLIKPAIYITALEHPEEYNLATPLFDDPIKLPSEGGETWEPQNADKKFRGQVPLYTALTQSLNVPTVSLGMELGLENITQTLKRLGVTEPITQYPALTLGALDLSPIQVNQVYQTIANNGVQIPLHTVNAIMSADDQLMYSFSSQATRIIDEKVAYLMNYALHKVTLEGTAKQIRRRFPTINMAGKTGTTDDYRDSWFSGYDKNILVTSWIGTDDNKSTGLTGASGALRLFMDFQLLQEPKSLVRRFPKGLGIAHFNPQTGRATQAGCQTSMSLPAILEVLPKRADKCDTKNPKIQERKSFWERLFGN from the coding sequence ATGTCATTAGCCCAAAAATTGAATCCCTTACCTTGGTTCCGCAAGTATTTCTGGAAGTTGTTTCTGGTTTGCGTCGTTGCTATGTGTGCCTACATGGTTTATTTAGATGCTATTATTGCCCATCAGTTTTCTGGTAATAAATGGCAAGTTCCCGCGCAAATTTATGCTCGTCCTTTGGTGCTAAGCTTAAAAGAAGAAATCACCAGTAAAGAAATTATAGAAGAGCTGACGCTATTGGGGTATCGACGGGTTGCTAAAGCGAGTCGCACTGGTGAATATCAGTACAACAATAATCATTTCGAAGTTTATCGTCGAGCGTTCCATTTTCCTGATGGCTTTCAAGCCGAGACAGCTTTATCTCTGACCGTTAAATCGGGGCGTGTGTCTAGCATTGTTAACCTCAATAGTGGCAAACAAATTGATAGTTTCCGTTTAGAGCCATGGTTAGTTACACGATTGATCAGTGAGGGGAAAGAAGATCGTATGTTGGTGTCTTTGGGTCAGGTGCCTAAAGAACTAGTTGAAGCTTTAGTTCTGGTAGAAGACAAGGATTTTTATCAGCATCATGGAATAGCTCCGCTTTCAATTTTACGGGCTTTGATTGCTAATATCTCAGCGGGACGCGCGGTGCAAGGTGGCAGTACCTTGACCCAGCAATTGGTTAAGAACATGTATTTAACCAATGAAAAGTCGATAACCCGTAAAATCAAAGAAGCGTTTATGTCAATATTGATCGATGCCCGTTATAGCAAAGATCAAATAATGGAAGCTTATTTAAATGAGGTGTTTTTAGGACAAAACGGGAATACTGGGGTGCATGGATTTGGTTTGGCCAGTTACTTCTATTTCGATCGGCCGTTAAACGAACTAAATCTAGAAGAAATGACCACCCTAGTTGGTATGATCAAAGGGCCGTCTTATTACAATCCAAGGCGTCATCCTGAGCGTGTCATTGAGCGACGTAATCTGGTGTTGAGGCTGCTGTTTGAAGCTGGAAAGATTAACAAAACAACCTTTGAACAGTTGTTGGATAAGCCAATTCAAGTCGCCACTGGCGCAACTCTGGTTAGGGGGAAACATCCAGCCTTCATGGATAGAGTAGGGCGAGAATTACGTACTATTCTAGATAATCCAGATATTCGTGATTCTGGTGTGAAACTCTTTACGTCCCTTGACTCAAACGCTCAGCGCAAAGCCGAGACCGCCCTGTCTGGTGGATTAACCAGTATTGAGAAGCAACGTAAATTAGAGAATTTACAAGCCGCTATGGTAGTCACTGACATTGATAGTGGTGAAATTCGCGCTATGGTAGGAGATCGCAACACCGGTTTTAGTGGTTTTAATCGAGCATTGGATGCGAAACGCTCCATAGGCTCTTTAATCAAACCAGCAATTTATATCACTGCTTTAGAACATCCAGAAGAATATAATCTGGCCACACCTCTGTTCGATGATCCAATCAAATTACCCAGTGAAGGTGGGGAAACTTGGGAGCCGCAAAATGCAGATAAAAAGTTTCGTGGTCAAGTGCCATTGTATACAGCATTAACACAATCACTGAATGTTCCCACTGTAAGCTTAGGTATGGAACTAGGCTTAGAAAATATTACTCAAACACTCAAGCGTTTAGGGGTAACTGAACCTATTACCCAATATCCTGCATTGACCTTAGGTGCCCTAGATTTATCGCCTATTCAAGTCAATCAGGTATATCAGACGATTGCAAATAATGGCGTGCAAATCCCTCTTCATACAGTTAACGCAATCATGTCTGCAGATGACCAATTAATGTATTCATTTTCTTCTCAGGCCACTAGAATCATCGATGAAAAAGTAGCTTATTTGATGAATTACGCGCTGCATAAAGTCACCTTAGAGGGCACCGCGAAACAAATTAGACGGCGTTTTCCAACGATTAATATGGCCGGCAAGACCGGTACAACTGATGATTATCGAGATAGTTGGTTCAGTGGTTACGACAAAAATATATTAGTAACCAGTTGGATTGGCACTGATGATAACAAAAGTACCGGGTTAACTGGTGCCAGTGGTGCATTGCGATTATTTATGGATTTCCAGTTATTGCAAGAACCTAAGTCACTCGTTCGTCGCTTCCCTAAAGGTTTAGGGATCGCACATTTTAATCCGCAAACCGGTAGAGCGACGCAAGCGGGATGTCAAACAAGCATGAGTTTGCCAGCCATATTAGAAGTGCTGCCGAAACGAGCCGATAAATGTGATACCAAAAATCCGAAGATCCAAGAGCGCAAGAGCTTTTGGGAAAGGCTTTTTGGTAATTAA